GAAACAAAGACCTATTTGTTCGGGCTTGTTTAGAACATCTTGTAAGTATTGGGTTATCTCCTATCATCCCAATGTAAAGCACTAAGATGATCAAAAGTCAGTAGCttaagaaattttctttctcgTTTGGCATTGCATTATTCAGGGGCGTAAAGACCCACTTACGCAACATATGTAATGCTTGAGCATGACAAATCATTTTCCCacttatgatttttctaaagagACTTGAAGATTTAATCATGAATAATAACATTAAGAATCGTAcacgaaaagaaaattaaagaatccCCTAAAAtatgttctaaaatttttattgatgaaaagaaCAGCTCCAAAAAAGCTAATGGATGCGCTGTCGCTCATGCCCAATTCCCATTGGAATGGCAAGGCATGATTGAGGCAAAATATTGGAAAAAGGGttagaaaaattctaaaattattgcatttgtatcaatttagtttgaaAACTTGAATGGTGCCAAATCAATCCTAAATTGTTTCAAgtaatgtcaatttagtcctaaaccttttgacttgGTGCTAATTCAGTCTTTTCGAGAAATTTTAACTAGATTTTGCTGACATGGATGTCGGCCAACATACATAACACCAGTGGCgcgacatggacaatttttagtattattttaatatttttcgatttttaatatctttttttttttttttttttctctctccttcctttcttcctcaaGGTGATGGCTGGCTAGTAGGAGATAGTCTACCGCCAACCACGGACTGGGTGagttggccttgcctagccagGGCAAGCTGGGCCCTAGCAtgggttggccttgcctaggccaaatctagcgaggctgCCCTTGCCAGGGCCACCCTCCctaaggcttggcctcacccgaCCATCGCCTACCGGCTGGCCACcatctagaggaagaagaaaggaatgagagagaaaaaaattcataaaaattaataaaatagaaaaacaaaaaatcgaaaaagtattaaaatttaTCCATGTCAGTGCTAGCAGTGCCGTGTAAGTCGACCAATGTCCACATAAGCAAAATCTAGCGAAAATTTgtcgaaatgactaaattggcactaaatcaaaaagtttataactaaattggtactatATAAgagttttatgactaaattggcatcattaaaaagtttatgattgaattggcatcaagtcaaaagatttagaattaaattgatatcaatacaatagatctagaacttttttgacatttttctcgCAAAATATTAGCGAATTTGTTGGAGCAActaaagtatttaaaaaaaaaaaaaaaaaaaaggaggggagGGCAAGAGAGTAGAACGTAAGAGCATGGGGAAGAGCGTGGGTTACGGCAAAGATTTATGACAGGGAAAAGCTTGGGCAGTTGAGCACATTTCATGGGACGGGGTATTGTTCGGTTCGATCCGATTCCCAACTTTGAAAATGGCGAATGGGTCacttttattttcatgtttccATCTGAATATCTAATTTTCCAAAGCATGacgagaaaaaaattcaaagttagaGAAAATTCTATATTTCTATCGaaatattttattgtcaaattataagtttttattttctcaccAACAACAAACTACactcactaattttttttctaaagaaatcaaaataaaacaaaagtataTGTAGTCGATATGATCTCATTCAATCCCCCTTTCGAATTCGGAAATCGGACCACCCGAACATAGATTTCATTTTTAAGAATTGGGAACCATACTAACAGTTTAAGAATGGGATGGGTTTTGAGGGGGTTCTTAAAAGGCatttagagagagaagggaggcaAGGAATGATAGTGAGAATGGAGGGTCGATAGTCTCCCAAAAAATCGGAAAGTTGATATCATCTCTGTAAATGTTCCTGACATTGATGAGGCAGCGAGACATCCAAATCAGTGAATGGGCCGCGTACATTTGGAGATGAGACTTACGTTAGAGGCTTACAAAGCTAAGCTTCCTCAGAACTCAATGCACCATTGTTGCAGCTGCTATACTTAGTATATGCATTCCCGATCGCGAACGCCAtatctcgctctctctctctctctctctctctctataataCTTTCACGCATAACCACTTCTGGATCTTCCTCATTACCAGCCAAGCTCCGATTTCTCACCGGAATCTAACTTcaattttttgtactttttgttCCCTAACGTATGTCATTTTCTCTGCCTCTTTTTCCTCTTAACTTTGAAAATGGCCAATCACTTCCAAGTTCTCTTTATGGTATTCAGTCTTCAAGAAACTGCCAATTCAGCAGGCAATGCTTGCATGTACTCGCATCCAGGAAACAGATGAAAATTCTATCAAACACGAGATTGTTACGTAATGCACCTTCCTTAGTTCAAATCCTTACACCTCATGATTGCTTATTAAGTACATAGAAGGGTAGTGACTGCTCATACAACAATTAAAATGGGAagaaatgcataaaaaaaaataagtccTCAATCTATTGCACATATGTCAATTgattcctaaatcttttaattgtgacgatttagttttaaacattttgacgattaTCTGATGTAGTCCATTTAGTCAATTTTTACTAGAAATTGCTGACATAGATATCGATCGTCCTACATAACACTTGATGCTGAagtgaatattttttaattttttaatttttcttactttattttttccccAACTGTGGGCTAGCAATGTTGCTGGTTGACCCTCTCCAACCATAGGCAAGTCTGGATGAGGAGGCATTCCTTCCTTTCTTAACAATGGGCCAACAAGGTTGCTATCTGACCATTGCTTGCCACAGGTGAGGTTTGGGCAAGGGCCTCCATGCCCTCGGCTAGACCAAGTGTGGCTGACAACTGACAACCTTACCGGcccaaagttgaaaaaaaaaaataaaaagaaataaataataaaaaataataaaaatacaaaaacataaaaaaaaaaaaaattaaatttgtttgCGTCAATGTTAGTCGTGTCACATAGTACAATTAACATCTATTATCAACAATCTTCTATCAAAATTGGTTCGGATAGATTATAtaggcaaattgtcaaaaacttGAGAGTCAATAagtataattgaaagatttaatacTGAATTGGCGTAAATGGAGTAAGcatagaataatttttatacttttccagAGATGGGCCATCCAAAGAACCATTGGATTGGTATAACCCGACTGTATGTGAAGAATCaaatggaaggaaaagagaCAAGGGAACGAATGGAACAGCACATTAAAGAAAACACACTTCCTTTATGCCATTCCGGCTTTTAATTGTCCCTCTAGATTTCTAAGCTTTTTTCTTTAGGAAAACAAAGTagattaataaataaagaaatgaatcgGGTCCTGGTTTCTTGTGCTGAATGTGTTtgtttatgctttctttttttctgctcCGTGTCCCCCCTGATATACAGATTCTACGTTGTTTTTGAGATAAGAAAGCGGCCAATTCCGACTCTCTTTATCACCTGTAATTGCTTCTTGTGCTGGTATCCTTTTTCATGCCGTTATGTTAAGTGCACATCACATGCGTAGGAACATTCTGTAGAATATATTCCTCAAGCTTTGTATGGCAGATGGTGGCTTGAGACTGAGGTGAAAGGTAACTCGAGTCATGGTCTGAACAAGCCTGACTCAGCTTGAACATGATACCGATGTGCTGATTCTCGTACCATATTTTGTCGACCTAGTAAAAGGGTATGCAATCCTCCTAATACTTTCCTCTTTTGCATACACACAAgttcaaaatcatttcaagagaATGCTTGCGAAGGTGTGCAATTCGCCAAGGTATATTAAGTGTTGGTGTTTTTTAATAGAATGGatgttcaaaaagtgaaatgaagTTGTGTTGAATGTCATGTAGATCTCAAGCAAAAGACTCGAgacttatttaaagaaaattttaaaaagagtgAGAAAAACCATTGATATAATATAATTGacttcaatatatataaattagttCAAAGGCACCGTGCGTAACACACTATTAAAGGCTAGTTAAATAGAATGAGAAATCAAGAAGATGGTTCTACTGTTAAAGAAGGTGATAATTTCTTTAGTCAGGACATGAGGATTGAGAACACTGAAAGATGGATATTCAGAGAGATTCTTCAGTGTCTTCAGGTCCTCACCCTTTTTTTCTGAGAGATTCCACAATTTAGTTTCTAGTCAAAATGACAATTGACTAGCAGATAGCATGCATAAACAATGCAGAAACTTAGATCTGCATCAACCCTTGTAAATATGACTAGCCGAATCTACATTTGTGTCATGAAGCTTTTGTCTACATTTGCAGTAAACCACATCATCGCAAACCAAAAATCCATATATAATGCAGAATCATGGTTTCCTTAAACCATATCTGGATTTCAAAAGTAAGCCCTTCAATTCACAGTGCAGCTACTTGACTGTCAGAATTAGCGACTGAATAACAATACAAGAAACTATATACATCAGTGATGACTTTAATTTCCTTAGATAGTTGTATTCAAAATGCTAGAGGAATTTGCCTGactaataaaagagaaaatttgttaatgttTGATCTGTGCAGCTGAAGTTGCCAGCCTAGTCTGACATTTTTTCGGCCATAAGCCTAGTCTGACTTAATAgaggaaataaatcctaatgGAAACTCACCTATAAGTATACAATTTCTTGATGAAAAATCGCCTGGAAAATCCCATAAATTTTTCTTGGTTCTTCAGTTCTGTGAAAAACTATGTAAAAATTAGATATGATCCGAGGAATCCAGTTAACTCGCCATCTTCACAAAAAGTGAGGCTATCTTGTAAAGAGAGATTACTCACCCTGACTCTCTATCCTTTGATCAGCTCAAGAAGCACATTGTTCAGTGGTCGTGAATTTCTCTGGCTTTATCACCCCAAACCAGCTTAGTCTGGCTCTCAGCATCATTTGTCACAAAGGAAAGTTTCTGTACTAAAATGAgctatttatttgaaattttagtaGAAAGCACTGGAAAGATCGAATAAGGAATTCAGACAAACCCGTCTTGCTCTTTTATCCACAGGAGTCCATGAAGGAACCAGAGATGCTGCCACTTTTCCATTCTTGAACGAACCAAATGATTGTGTGGATCTCTTCTGCCTCTTCTCTTCAGGTGTTTTTCTGACAGTGCTACCTCCTTGATACTTAAAGAATTCAAGAATTGATGGACTTCTTCTCTTTGTTGTATTTGATTTGGTCCGTGTATTGCCATAACAAGGAGATGCACTGGATGGAAGGGATTGCTGCCACAACTTGCTCTTTTCCCGGATTCTGTTCAGAAACTCAATTGTCCAGGGTGAACCTTTTTGCAAGTGGGGCATGTGAATGGCATTTCTAAGTGGTGTTCCATTATACCTTGCCCTGTTCTCCTGTGCTGGTATACCATGTAAGTTCTCCATGGATCTCCCATCCAAAAACCCCTTAAAGAGTTTGTCCTGATTGTCGGTAGGCATTTTGTCATTTACTAGCTCCGTAGATAAAAAGCAATCAGTTTCTTCCTGTAAACTTTGCCTTTGGTGATTCCCAGGGCTATGAATGAATGAAGTAGAATCGCTCTCAGCAACTGTTGGGAAAGTCGGATAATTGTGTCGATCGAAGGAAAATCTACTTGCATGATTGGATCCACCTCTGGCATTGTTTTCCAGATCtggcaatgaaaatgaaaactcCAAAGGATTAGCAATTGATGGATGGGTAAGGTTGATAGCTTCACCTTTAGTGTCCTCATGAACAATATCAGAGTTCTTGATGTCCTTCCAATCGAAGGTGTCCGTTGTAGCTAGGTGTGCTCCTGTGTACCAATAAAGGAAATCATCATCAGGAGCTAGGCTTTGGTGCTCAGTCACATTAGAGGAGAAAACACCTTTCTTGATCCCAGAATCAAATCGATTGCCGACTCTAGGAGGATATGTGGTAGTTGACTCATCCATCCCTCTTTTTTGACCTAGGAAATGATCAACACGTGAATTGGGCTCTTTAAACTTGTTGTGTATCTCCAGATCTTTGAGTATTGTCGAATCATATATATTTGTAAACCCAGGAAATTTTGAGGAGCTGCTGTTACATAGTTTTGAAGGCTGAAAATGCAGCAGGTTGTCCACAGGTACATCACCTTTGTCAGGGTGCTTCTCGTACTTACATCTTTTCCCTCCAGAATCCACCTTACTATGGCAGTGTTTAGAGTCAGGGCCTGATGACACTGAAGAAGAGCAGTCTGTCATTATAGACCGAGAATCCTCACGTTCCCCAAATTGGCATAAAGCACTAAAAAGAGAAACACTTTCGTCAGGAACTTGATATTTTTGGACTGTGGTGACTCTGCATTCATGAGATAATTCAAAAAAGTCACTGAGCATCCCTTCAGAAGACAGTATTGCGTGAGCTGATAGTGGATTGACAGAAGGAAATTTGGTCAGGAAAGATTCTGCCAGTGTCTCTGATTCAGGAAGTTTAGTATAAAGACCCCTAATAATCCTAGTTTCCTTAGCAATAGATTTCAATATGATCTCATCAGTCAACTCAGGTGAAAAGGAGCAAAAGAGTTGTAAATCAATTCCCAGACTAGCTGCCGCAGCATAAAGTCCATCTGAAGATTCCATTACCGAAGCAAGAAAGCCAGATTCCCCCTCAAATATCTGCTAGAAATAAGATAAtgagaaaatcataaaatcacaGACCTGCACTAACTTCTTGTAAGGAATGACATAAGTTGCATGCTTTTGCCAACTTGGCTAAGCGAAcattacaaaagaagaaaagtaataGTATGAAAAGGGAGGGGCCCAATGCAAAAGCCCATTAAGAGTACCAAATATACAGTTGTTTTATGCTTTCTATTGGCTTCATAACAATATGCACAGGGCACAGTATATTATAGCAAATCATCATCACACTGTGCTTGCATGCAGAAACAATTTAAGTTCATCTTCAGCATGACACAGAAAATCTCAAGTAAAAGCATGAGATGGAGCTGAAACAGCAGTTGTTACTGAAATATAAATGTAATCACTGCACATGTTTCTTTACAACCGCTAGACTTTTTCCTGCTTTAATTATCCAGAAAAATacagaaatgaaaatttttgtctctagaggaaataattttccttttcaaccgGTTGAGAAAGGTCTAACGACAAggaataatgaatgatatttacCAGAATGCATGCCCTAAAAGCGAAGCTTAAGTTTGTAAGAATATTTGCTGCTATATTCTCAATATGACAAGCTAACACTGAAGATCCTTCACTGAAACCAGAGGCTTTTCTGCCAATGTTCTTGTGAGTATACCACACCAGGCAAACTGCAGCACTGATTATAATATCAACTGGGAGGGTTGTATCACGCTCAATTACTTGAATTCCTTCTTTCTCCATAGCCAGAATCTTTTGATATGTGCTTCTTCTGGACACCAACATTACTTCACTTGAATTTTGTGTGTTCACAATAATGACCGCATCAGGAAAAGAAACAAGCCCTAGCTCAATATGGCCCGATCCTACAACAGGTGGCTCATAAGATGGATTTCCTGCCCCGGGGCTACTAATTGAAACCTTGCAAGTAATATCACCAGGAACCTTGACCGCCTGGATATTGTTCATTTCACCAGGAATCTTGCCTGCAGGTACACTATTTTCTTCAGCTCTATCTTTCGAAGGATTCAAGAAGAAGTCCAGGTCATGAAATGGTGACATGGATTTAAATAGTGACGAAGCCCTCTCATAATCATACTCAGAAACCAGTGTTTGACTTGCTGGCTTTTGGTATTCAGTATCAGTAGACGTCCGGGAAGAAGCCTCAGTCACATCCTCCCTCAGCAAAGAGACCCTGTCAGAAAGCATGTCCAATGGCCCACTTCCTTCTTCAAATTTAGGCCTGCTAGGATTGTGATCAAGAAGGATGAAGTCAAGAATGACTTTCCCATAATTGGCAATACTTAATTCGAAGTCAAAACTCCTGTTCAGCTCCCCTACCATATTGTGATAAAAGGAATTGATCGCAGAGCTGCAGTTGTCTTCCTCCAATAGATGCCAATTTAAATAGATCCCATCGGATGCCAATGGAGGCTGTGACTTCAAATCAATCAGGGCTTCTGCAACAATTGCAGACAATGTTCCTAGTACAGAGTCAGGGAGAACTGGCATGGGCAGTGATTTGAACATCTCATCTACAAGAGCCAGTTCCCGACTGATTACCAATTCctcataattcttgaacttcACCTTTTTCTGCAGCATTTCATTGCAGAACTCAGGTTCATGGACTTCTTGTAAGCTGAAGACCTCACTAAATAGAGCTGTCCCAATGTCAACTATCTGAAAGTCCTCGAAGACAACTGGgctaattgacaaaaaataatctGTGTCTGATGGTCCCTTACAATGTGAGTTGCCTCGTGGACAAGGTCTGTCCAAAATGCTCACAAAATCCATTTCCAGAAAAGTGGTTCCTATTACAGAGTCAGATTCAAGGTAATCCTTAAACAGACAATGGTGTGAAGGAAATTCATAAAGGTCCTTCTcaagcaagttcaaaatttcTTTGGTGTCAAATGGAGAATCATCATTTTGACTTAGATATAATGGTTTGACTTTGTCAAGAAGCTTTACAAGCTCATATTGCACAGATGTGCTGGTCATAACTTCCAAACTAATCTCCTCCCCTTCTAAAAGAGGAAATTGGATACATGGGAAGTCCGACTGGCCCACAGCATAAGCATCATCTTCCCAAAAGACAGCCTTCGGCTCTATGAGATACTGTATACTTGTGTCTCCAAATTTAGTGACCACTTCTTGAGCCTCCAAAATATAGTTCACTGAAAAGCTCAGCTTGGGTGCATCCTGTCAGTAAAAATATAGCGATAAGTATCTATTTTGAGTGAAAGCTTGTCATCAAGATCCATCTGCTAGCAAACCACCAAATGCCTTACAGTCTTGGACCAGAATCTTGTTAAGTTCTGACAACCATTTGGCGAAACAATTGAAAGCAACCAGCTGTTGTGGTGTTGTGGCTGCCGATGGTTATCCTAGCAAATATCTAAATACAGACTTGGATGATAGTAGTGACTTTGCCTTCTTAAGGACAAGCAAATGCTCAATCATCAATTAAGCGATGGACTATGATCATTTGGGAGGGTCTAACATTCATAAACTGGCTCAATATTTTTCATGTAGAAAGAGAAACATATCGCAATATGTAACCACAGGGTCACTCATCAAAGATTGATAAAAATGGATGTCCTTGATGAATCAGAGTTGCCACTTTTCTCTAGTTTTCTTAAATTATCTACTGGTCAAAACTAATGCTTGCTGTTTGAAGAACAAAGTTCAGCTTAAATGCAACAAGTTccaggggaaaaataaaatggaaggatCTTACGAACTAAGTTAAGCCCGGAATCTACCTCATtgttttcaatttcaagaaCTTCAGAGAAGATGCCTACTGCTTCTTCCTCAAGCAAGTAAGAATTCTCCTGAGGATtacaatgaacaaaaataggacTGTGGCATCACACTTCTGGTATATTCATTGTAACTTGCTAACGATATTCAGCATACCAAGCAACTACCCAGCTCCGGTGTCTCAAGCTGGAATGCTGCCATGCCTTGTGCGCCCTTTTCATTGACGAAGTTTTCACTGCTAATCTGATGGTTGCACTAACATAACATCAGGAAGACAAAGACAAACTTTTCTGGAGTTCTGAAAAGataagagtgaaaaaaaaatttctctggCATCAGTTCATACTTTGGAAAGTTTAGCTTCCCTAGCTGCAGGCTTACTAGTTGAACAGCAGCCCAACCTTTCCTTCGCTCCGGAGCTTAGCTCTCCTTCTTTCTGCAAGTAAACAGGAACAATCCGCTTGACAGAACTCAACCAGGCAATACCGACTGCCAATAACTCTGCTAATTCGCCAGCCAGAAGTGGATATAATGAAAGGCGCCGGAGCCAATAAGCTTTTCCTCGCATATCATAATTTccaaattcttcatttttccaaccaaaaaggaaaggaacgTTGAACAAGGGAATACCAAAACCAACTGAAGTCAAACTACTATGCCTCGTGGACGATGAACTGTCTTCATATTCACACAAGTTCAGAGCTAATCCTGACGCAAAATCTAAACAGGCAACGCCTTAGAGGGCGAGGATCGCACCAAATTCAAACTGAAATCCACAGATTAAAACGAGAGCTCGATCTCCAAGCATTTTCCCAATCAATCACATGTCAAACTCAAACTCCTAATAGATCGCTCAACATTTCCAGTTTCACCCTCACGCAGCTAACCAACACCGGCGAAGCATCACGAGTGATCACCGACTACTTCAAGCATCAAACACGGCCGAAGAGCGACATACCTCGACGCTTCCATGTCCGCAACCTTCTCCGCCTCCGGCGTCGTCAATGAACTGAGGAACGACGTCGGTCAGGAACCTCGAGAGGGCGGGCTCGATCTCCAGCCTGTGGAGCTCGAGGGAGACGCCGATCGCGGAGAGGAGCCGGAGCAGAGGAGGTCCTGCTCCGAGGCGAGAGGGAGAGCCGAGGGGGAGGCGAGGGACCGGGAGGTCCAGGAAGGTTAGGGTTTGGGCCGGAGACGACgacggaggtggcggcggcggcggcggcggaggaggaggctcGGCGCTGAAGTAGTGGATGTTGAGGAAGCGAGTTCGCATCTTGTTTCTCAGGTTTGGGAGagacggaggaggagaagagggagggaggtttTAACGGACGGCTTGGAAGGGAGATTTTGAATTTGGCGCTTCCGAGGTGGGGGGGCTTTATATACTGGAAGGCGAGCCGCGAGTTCGCAGAGTTGCAGCCCCTGACTCAGCTGAGTGGCTCACCGGGTTACGGGGCGATTGATTTCTTTGTACTTCTtacttttatatataataaataattgcTTAAATAATCTCTAAACTTGAATCCGATATTTAATATGGTCTCTAACTTTTTGATTTATTCCATGTGATcattaaatttatcttaatatgtaatataattGCGGGACTTTTAGTCTATTCAAAtagtccttaaatttttttctataaatattcaatttagtttatgaatttattatattcatgGATTCAATACACGGAACAAGTTTAAAACGGATAAACCATAAtacaaattgaaccaaaatatAAGAATCATCTATGTAATTTGTTTTGcgtataattttccttttgagaaaagtaataaacattatttgaatatttgaacACTATACGACTTTATAAGTtggtttttaaatattttaaaaggttTCGAGCacttcaaatcaacaaaaagataaacaatgcatttggcaaaatttaaaaaaaaaaaatgaaaagttaaaaagtacTAGTCatttttgatcaatttcatCACTTTGCGACTCCTACTTCTAGAAACTCCAAGTTCATCTAGAGTTTTAAGATTTGGATATACACAATAATAAATCGATGAAATTTGACAAAGATATTCAAAATTTCTCATAAGAAAAGATGTTGAACTCAATTCAAGATCGAACAATAGTAGAAGTAAGTTATTCAATACCTTAATTTAATAGATGCCATTCATCTAAATTTCAATAAGCTGCAACATGGAATTCTTATCTTGCATGAGCATActattaacaaaaataaaacaaaacaaaagagagaacgGAAAATTCTAGGGATATGCAATTGACCAACAAGGatcactcatttttttcttcatttattctccacaacttttgcttcttcttttttctccactTGGGGCTcctccttcttttcctctttcttgtcctctttcttctcttccttcttctcctctttcttctcctccaccGCTGGTCCTACCGATATGATGTCCACCTTCCCcactttcttcagcttcttcaccACCGCCACCGTGTCCATCAACCCTATCACCGTCAGCTTCTGATCCGTCAAATCCGCCGCTATCGAGTCCACCCCTTTCCTCGCAGCGCATAATGGAAAGCACCCGTCAGCCACGTAAATTCATTAAATGACCAGATGACAAAGCAAACCAGCCCCAGGATTTGCAGCAACAGCAACTGATTCTCACGTAATTATAAATCCTCGCGTGAGAGAATAGCTTGAAAATGAACAGATTAAGGGTTATGAATTCCGATACCGAAAATATCAGCAGCAGCTTCGATGGCCTTCTGCTTCGTTTTGTCGTCTGCCATCGTCAACACCTTCAGTATCACCTTCTGCAGCAATGAATTCAGAACGGGAAGGAAAAGATGGAGTTTAGAACAGTTGAATTTCGAGGTTTCAAGAT
The sequence above is drawn from the Eucalyptus grandis isolate ANBG69807.140 chromosome 11, ASM1654582v1, whole genome shotgun sequence genome and encodes:
- the LOC120290027 gene encoding heavy metal-associated isoprenylated plant protein 39-like, which translates into the protein MAQKVILKVLTMADDKTKQKAIEAAADIFGVDSIAADLTDQKLTVIGLMDTVAVVKKLKKVGKVDIISVGPAVEEKKEEKKEEKKEDKKEEKKEEPQVEKKEEAKVVENK
- the LOC120289366 gene encoding protein SHORTAGE IN CHIASMATA 1-like codes for the protein MESSDGLYAAAASLGIDLQLFCSFSPELTDEIILKSIAKETRIIRGLYTKLPESETLAESFLTKFPSVNPLSAHAILSSEGMLSDFFELSHECRVTTVQKYQVPDESVSLFSALCQFGEREDSRSIMTDCSSSVSSGPDSKHCHSKVDSGGKRCKYEKHPDKGDVPVDNLLHFQPSKLCNSSSSKFPGFTNIYDSTILKDLEIHNKFKEPNSRVDHFLGQKRGMDESTTTYPPRVGNRFDSGIKKGVFSSNVTEHQSLAPDDDFLYWYTGAHLATTDTFDWKDIKNSDIVHEDTKGEAINLTHPSIANPLEFSFSLPDLENNARGGSNHASRFSFDRHNYPTFPTVAESDSTSFIHSPGNHQRQSLQEETDCFLSTELVNDKMPTDNQDKLFKGFLDGRSMENLHGIPAQENRARYNGTPLRNAIHMPHLQKGSPWTIEFLNRIREKSKLWQQSLPSSASPCYGNTRTKSNTTKRRSPSILEFFKYQGGSTVRKTPEEKRQKRSTQSFGSFKNGKVAASLVPSWTPVDKRARRKLSFVTNDAESQTKLVWGDKAREIHDH
- the LOC104426970 gene encoding protein SHORTAGE IN CHIASMATA 1-like, with the protein product MRTRFLNIHYFSAEPPPPPPPPPPPPSSSPAQTLTFLDLPVPRLPLGSPSRLGAGPPLLRLLSAIGVSLELHRLEIEPALSRFLTDVVPQFIDDAGGGEGCGHGSVEKEGELSSGAKERLGCCSTSKPAAREAKLSKISSENFVNEKGAQGMAAFQLETPELGSCLENSYLLEEEAVGIFSEVLEIENNEDAPKLSFSVNYILEAQEVVTKFGDTSIQYLIEPKAVFWEDDAYAVGQSDFPCIQFPLLEGEEISLEVMTSTSVQYELVKLLDKVKPLYLSQNDDSPFDTKEILNLLEKDLYEFPSHHCLFKDYLESDSVIGTTFLEMDFVSILDRPCPRGNSHCKGPSDTDYFLSISPVVFEDFQIVDIGTALFSEVFSLQEVHEPEFCNEMLQKKVKFKNYEELVISRELALVDEMFKSLPMPVLPDSVLGTLSAIVAEALIDLKSQPPLASDGIYLNWHLLEEDNCSSAINSFYHNMVGELNRSFDFELSIANYGKVILDFILLDHNPSRPKFEEGSGPLDMLSDRVSLLREDVTEASSRTSTDTEYQKPASQTLVSEYDYERASSLFKSMSPFHDLDFFLNPSKDRAEENSVPAGKIPGEMNNIQAVKVPGDITCKVSISSPGAGNPSYEPPVVGSGHIELGLVSFPDAVIIVNTQNSSEVMLVSRRSTYQKILAMEKEGIQVIERDTTLPVDIIISAAVCLVWYTHKNIGRKASGFSEGSSVLACHIENIAANILTNLSFAFRACILEKV